A DNA window from Parabacteroides johnsonii DSM 18315 contains the following coding sequences:
- a CDS encoding type IA DNA topoisomerase, translating into MKTIIAEKPSVAREIARIVGATKREEGYFEGGGYAVTWAFGHLVQLAMPDGYGIRGFVRDNLPVIPDTFTLVPRQTKTEKGYKPDSGVAAQIKVIATLFNRSEQIIVATDAGREGELIFRYLYHYTGCTTPFVRLWISSLTDKAIRDGLRNLEDGSRYDSLYLAAKARSESDWLVGINGTQALSIAAGHGTYSVGRVQTPTLAMVCARYWENRRFTPEAFWQLHIATDGCDEGTVKFSSSEKWKEKEPATELYDKVKSAGTATVTKAERKEKTEETPLLYDLTTLQKEANAKHGFTAEQTLEIAQKLYEKKLITYPRTGSRYIPEDVFAEIPKLFAFIGALPEWKGKVQAKAQPTRRSVDGGKVTDHHALLVTGEKPLFLSKEDSIIYQMVAGRMIEAFSEKCVKDTATVTAECAGVEFTVKGSVIRQAGWRAVYGGEDKEETAIPGWREGDTLTLKGCSTTEGKTKPKPLHTEATLLSAMETAGKDIEDDALRQALKDCGIGTPATRAAIIETLFKRGYMERCKKSLVPTEKGLALYSVVKTMRIADVAMTGEWEKNLARIERGELPADTFRREIEAYTREITSELLSCDKLFSRRDSGCKCPKCGTGSMQFYCKVVRCDNAECGLPVFRLKANRTLSDDEIKDLLTDGHTKLLKGFKSKQGKSFNAIVAFDGDYNTTFVFPERKTTKKFSGRKK; encoded by the coding sequence ATGAAGACAATCATTGCAGAAAAGCCGTCTGTGGCACGTGAGATCGCCCGCATCGTGGGCGCGACAAAGAGAGAGGAAGGATATTTCGAGGGAGGCGGCTACGCCGTGACATGGGCGTTCGGACACCTCGTGCAGCTTGCCATGCCCGACGGCTACGGCATACGCGGCTTCGTCCGTGACAACCTGCCCGTCATCCCCGACACCTTCACGCTCGTCCCCCGCCAGACCAAGACGGAGAAGGGTTACAAGCCCGACAGCGGTGTGGCGGCGCAGATAAAGGTTATCGCCACCCTGTTCAACAGAAGCGAACAGATCATCGTGGCGACCGATGCAGGGCGCGAGGGTGAGCTTATTTTCCGCTACCTCTACCATTACACCGGATGCACCACCCCGTTCGTGCGCCTGTGGATAAGCTCGCTTACTGACAAGGCTATCCGCGATGGGCTGCGCAACCTCGAAGACGGCAGCAGGTACGACAGCCTCTATCTTGCCGCCAAAGCGCGGAGCGAATCAGACTGGCTCGTGGGCATCAACGGCACGCAGGCACTCTCCATCGCCGCCGGACACGGCACGTACTCCGTCGGACGGGTGCAGACACCCACGCTGGCGATGGTGTGCGCACGCTACTGGGAGAACCGCCGTTTCACGCCCGAAGCCTTCTGGCAGCTCCATATCGCAACGGACGGTTGCGATGAAGGAACGGTGAAGTTTTCCTCTTCCGAAAAATGGAAAGAGAAAGAGCCTGCGACGGAACTGTATGATAAGGTGAAGTCGGCAGGCACAGCCACCGTCACGAAAGCCGAACGCAAGGAGAAGACGGAGGAAACACCGCTCCTGTACGACCTGACCACGCTCCAAAAGGAAGCCAACGCCAAGCACGGCTTCACGGCGGAACAGACGCTTGAAATCGCGCAGAAGCTCTACGAGAAGAAACTCATCACCTATCCGCGAACCGGAAGCCGCTACATCCCCGAAGACGTGTTCGCTGAAATCCCCAAGCTGTTCGCCTTCATCGGGGCTTTGCCCGAATGGAAAGGCAAGGTGCAGGCGAAAGCGCAGCCGACACGCCGCAGTGTGGACGGCGGCAAGGTGACGGACCACCACGCCCTGCTCGTCACTGGCGAGAAGCCGCTGTTCCTCTCCAAAGAGGACAGCATCATTTATCAGATGGTTGCCGGGCGCATGATTGAGGCTTTCTCCGAAAAATGCGTCAAGGACACCGCCACCGTCACGGCGGAGTGTGCCGGAGTGGAGTTCACGGTGAAAGGCAGCGTCATCAGGCAAGCCGGATGGCGTGCCGTCTATGGCGGGGAGGACAAAGAAGAAACCGCCATCCCCGGCTGGCGGGAAGGCGACACGCTGACGCTGAAAGGCTGCTCCACCACGGAGGGCAAGACCAAACCCAAGCCGCTGCATACCGAAGCGACACTTTTGTCGGCAATGGAAACGGCGGGCAAAGACATAGAGGACGACGCATTGCGTCAGGCGTTGAAGGACTGCGGCATCGGCACGCCCGCCACCCGTGCCGCCATCATCGAAACGCTCTTCAAGCGCGGCTACATGGAACGCTGCAAGAAATCGCTTGTGCCGACTGAAAAAGGGCTTGCCCTCTATTCGGTCGTGAAGACGATGCGCATCGCCGACGTAGCCATGACGGGCGAATGGGAGAAGAATCTGGCACGTATTGAGCGTGGGGAACTGCCCGCCGACACCTTCCGCAGGGAGATAGAGGCGTACACACGTGAAATCACCTCCGAACTGCTCTCGTGCGACAAGCTGTTCTCCCGCAGGGATTCCGGCTGCAAGTGTCCCAAGTGCGGGACGGGCAGCATGCAGTTCTACTGCAAGGTGGTACGCTGCGACAACGCGGAGTGCGGGCTGCCCGTGTTCCGCCTGAAAGCGAACCGCACCCTTTCCGACGACGAAATCAAAGACCTGCTCACCGACGGGCATACGAAGCTGCTCAAAGGCTTCAAGAGCAAGCAGGGCAAGAGCTTTAATGCCATAGTCGCCTTTGACGGGGACTATAACACGACTTTCGTGTTCCCCGAAAGGAAAACGACCAAGAAAT
- a CDS encoding DUF4099 domain-containing protein: MAKKKDEKDVLVVRDEKTGEISVVAGLNADGSPKRIPAKAENAQSFLQFDRHGDVLDNFFKNFFRQCKEPSRFGFYRVAADQADKLLEVIKEFLKDPDTNKELLAPHKVDTSGYEKKVQEEQAAQTADQEQKPEEQPEQKQDDEPKKQEEMEQKNEQNQESPQQAQSNRGYQPIDESKINWQELEEKWGVKRDDLEKSGDLDRMLNYGKSDLVRVSPNFGGEAFELDARLSFKKDGEGNVSLVPHFIRKEQKLDEYKEHKFSDDDRKNLRETGNLGRVVDLVDRETGEIIPSFVSIDRKTNEITDVPASKVRIPERIGKTEITKQEQDMLRAGLPVRDKLIERKDGRKFVTTLQVNVEQRGVEFVPGTGRSPRTAQTQETKNNPAQGQAQGTENAANTQKEQRRNTWTNADGSIRPISKWSGVDFTEQQKADYVAGKAVKLENVTDKQGFHATMYIRFNPEKGRPYRYDTNPDNAQKVAPSNESRTQVAVNSEGKTNEATKNLKEPLRKGQTAPKDTAQQQQQEKPQKRNNKGMKM, translated from the coding sequence ATGGCAAAGAAAAAAGACGAAAAGGACGTGCTGGTTGTCCGTGACGAGAAGACGGGCGAAATCAGCGTGGTAGCCGGGCTGAACGCCGACGGCTCCCCCAAGCGCATCCCCGCGAAAGCGGAGAACGCGCAGAGTTTCCTGCAATTCGACCGTCACGGCGACGTGCTGGACAACTTCTTCAAGAACTTCTTCCGGCAGTGCAAGGAACCCAGCCGCTTCGGTTTCTACCGTGTCGCGGCGGACCAAGCCGACAAACTGCTGGAAGTGATAAAGGAGTTTCTGAAAGACCCCGACACCAACAAGGAGCTGCTTGCGCCCCACAAGGTGGACACCTCCGGCTACGAAAAGAAAGTGCAGGAAGAACAGGCGGCACAGACCGCCGACCAAGAGCAGAAACCGGAGGAACAACCGGAACAGAAACAAGATGACGAACCTAAAAAACAGGAAGAAATGGAACAGAAAAACGAACAGAATCAGGAAAGCCCACAGCAGGCGCAGAGCAACCGGGGCTACCAGCCCATCGACGAGAGCAAGATCAACTGGCAGGAGTTGGAGGAGAAATGGGGCGTGAAGCGCGACGACCTTGAAAAGTCGGGCGACCTTGACAGGATGCTCAACTACGGCAAGTCCGACTTGGTGAGGGTGTCGCCCAATTTCGGCGGAGAGGCTTTCGAGCTGGACGCCCGCCTTTCCTTCAAGAAGGACGGCGAGGGCAATGTCAGCCTTGTGCCGCACTTCATCCGCAAGGAGCAGAAGCTCGACGAGTACAAGGAACACAAGTTCTCCGACGATGACCGGAAGAACCTGCGCGAAACGGGCAACCTCGGCAGGGTCGTGGACCTCGTGGACAGGGAAACGGGCGAGATCATCCCCTCGTTCGTCAGCATCGACCGCAAGACGAACGAAATCACGGATGTCCCGGCAAGCAAGGTGCGCATACCGGAACGCATCGGCAAAACGGAAATCACCAAGCAGGAGCAGGACATGCTGCGTGCCGGGCTGCCCGTGCGCGACAAGCTCATCGAGCGCAAGGACGGCAGGAAGTTCGTCACCACCCTGCAAGTGAACGTGGAACAGCGCGGCGTGGAGTTCGTGCCGGGAACCGGCAGGTCGCCCCGTACCGCCCAGACGCAGGAAACGAAGAACAACCCCGCACAAGGACAGGCGCAGGGTACGGAGAATGCCGCCAATACGCAGAAGGAGCAACGCCGCAACACGTGGACGAACGCCGACGGCAGCATCCGCCCCATCAGCAAATGGAGCGGCGTGGACTTCACCGAACAGCAGAAAGCCGACTACGTGGCGGGCAAAGCCGTGAAATTAGAGAACGTGACCGACAAGCAAGGCTTCCACGCCACGATGTACATCAGGTTCAATCCGGAGAAGGGACGCCCGTACCGCTACGACACCAACCCCGACAACGCGCAGAAGGTCGCCCCGTCCAACGAGAGCCGCACACAGGTGGCGGTGAACAGCGAGGGCAAGACCAACGAGGCTACCAAGAACCTGAAGGAGCCGTTGCGGAAGGGACAGACCGCCCCGAAGGACACCGCACAGCAACAGCAGCAGGAGAAGCCGCAGAAAAGAAACAATAAGGGCATGAAGATGTAA
- a CDS encoding helix-turn-helix domain-containing protein produces the protein MELLTRNNFENWMQKVMERLDRQDEMLLSMQPSGKAPNPMDGIRLFDNQDLCMLLQISKRTLQRYRSIGALPYKTLGKKTYYSEADVLTFLSEHVKDFRKEDIAFYKARIHNFFQK, from the coding sequence ATGGAACTGCTTACCCGCAACAATTTCGAGAACTGGATGCAGAAGGTGATGGAACGGCTCGACCGTCAGGACGAGATGCTGCTCTCCATGCAGCCGTCCGGCAAAGCCCCGAACCCGATGGACGGGATCAGGCTTTTCGACAACCAAGACCTGTGCATGCTGCTCCAAATCAGCAAGCGCACCCTGCAACGCTACCGCAGCATCGGCGCGCTGCCCTACAAGACGCTCGGCAAAAAGACCTATTACAGCGAGGCGGACGTGCTGACGTTCCTCTCCGAACATGTAAAGGACTTCCGCAAGGAAGATATAGCCTTCTACAAGGCCCGTATCCATAATTTCTTTCAAAAATAA
- a CDS encoding helix-turn-helix domain-containing protein, whose product MESSAFTALTEQIAEIAVHVRAVSGGRKEEAPDRLLTTREAAHLLNVSCRTLQRMRSEQRIAYVVLRGKCRYRQSEIDRLLEDSTVTGDAATPEQLKRNHTLRTGGKPKGRRT is encoded by the coding sequence ATGGAAAGTTCCGCCTTCACCGCATTGACGGAACAGATAGCCGAGATAGCGGTACACGTGCGTGCCGTTTCCGGCGGGAGGAAGGAAGAAGCTCCCGACAGGCTGCTCACCACCCGCGAGGCGGCGCACCTGCTGAACGTGAGTTGCCGCACCCTCCAGCGCATGCGCAGCGAACAGCGCATCGCCTATGTCGTGCTGCGCGGCAAGTGCCGCTATCGGCAGTCGGAAATCGACCGCCTGCTCGAAGACAGCACCGTCACTGGAGATGCCGCGACACCGGAACAGCTGAAACGCAACCACACGCTGCGCACGGGCGGCAAACCCAAAGGAAGGAGGACGTAG
- a CDS encoding helix-turn-helix domain-containing protein, translated as MEIVSIEKKTFEMMVASFNALAEKVAALRRTSDGGRMERWLTGEEVCGQLRISPRTLQTLRDKRLIGYSQINRRFYYKPEEVRRLIPLIGTLYPGGR; from the coding sequence ATGGAAATAGTATCTATCGAGAAAAAGACCTTCGAGATGATGGTGGCGTCCTTCAACGCCCTCGCGGAGAAGGTAGCCGCCCTGAGGCGCACGAGCGACGGCGGGCGGATGGAAAGGTGGCTCACGGGCGAGGAGGTCTGCGGGCAGTTGAGAATCAGCCCGCGCACGTTGCAGACATTACGCGACAAGCGGCTTATCGGCTACTCGCAGATAAACCGCAGGTTCTATTACAAGCCGGAAGAAGTCAGGAGACTGATTCCGCTTATCGGTACGCTCTATCCCGGCGGCAGATAA
- a CDS encoding helix-turn-helix domain-containing protein yields the protein MMNENNDVFTLEDEPLATVVQNMRKGSKWLSAFLESYRPPLDGERYLTDREVADLLRVSRRTLQEYRNNRVLPFILLGGKVLYPESGLRELLEVNYRKPLE from the coding sequence ATGATGAACGAGAACAACGATGTTTTTACACTGGAGGACGAGCCGCTTGCCACAGTGGTGCAGAATATGCGCAAAGGCTCTAAATGGCTCTCCGCCTTTCTGGAAAGTTACCGTCCGCCGCTGGACGGGGAGCGTTACCTGACGGACAGGGAGGTGGCGGACTTGCTCCGTGTCAGCCGCCGCACCTTGCAGGAGTACCGCAACAACAGGGTGCTGCCCTTTATCCTTTTGGGAGGGAAGGTGCTTTACCCCGAATCCGGGTTGCGTGAGCTGTTAGAGGTGAACTACCGCAAGCCGCTGGAATAA
- a CDS encoding DUF2971 domain-containing protein, which produces MLRSEFAKLLESTIIPEGIEQEDIKSRIYPISAALMSMLPQKLYRYRSCSTLNLDAFDKDLVYAVTADKFNDPYDTLVYYSLDNIQEQMRACCTEEFLEQFKQILENKDFDFPPSVIQFFGKNNLAGLKKQVISCNGINPLRLALFSAAMENILKEILLKMGDTLKIVSTIACLSENIDSVIMWSHYAQNHEGFALEYDLRFLLEQGEMNCCILPVIYDNDRFDANSFIQWYIAKSLGLDVKNIDSLSHLKMAIHKSTQWEYENEWRIIHSEKQPATHSRATSLKIVPKAIYYGERISNINKKILHYIAQEKGIAEFDMYIDCGSLKYEMLYKPSQF; this is translated from the coding sequence ATGCTTCGGAGTGAATTTGCAAAATTGTTAGAATCCACAATAATTCCTGAAGGAATAGAGCAAGAGGACATAAAATCTCGAATCTATCCAATAAGTGCAGCATTGATGTCAATGTTGCCGCAAAAACTGTATAGATATAGGAGTTGTTCAACATTAAACCTTGATGCTTTTGATAAGGATTTGGTTTATGCTGTTACTGCTGATAAGTTTAATGACCCCTATGACACTCTTGTTTATTATAGTTTGGATAATATTCAAGAGCAAATGAGAGCCTGTTGTACAGAAGAATTTCTTGAACAATTCAAACAGATACTTGAAAATAAAGATTTTGATTTTCCTCCAAGTGTAATCCAATTTTTCGGAAAAAACAATTTGGCAGGTTTAAAAAAACAGGTAATATCATGTAATGGTATAAATCCATTGAGATTAGCTCTTTTTAGTGCTGCAATGGAAAACATATTGAAAGAAATCCTATTAAAAATGGGGGATACATTAAAGATCGTATCTACGATAGCATGTTTAAGCGAAAACATAGATTCTGTTATAATGTGGAGCCACTATGCCCAAAATCATGAAGGGTTTGCATTGGAATATGATTTAAGGTTCTTATTAGAACAAGGAGAAATGAATTGTTGTATTTTGCCTGTTATATATGATAACGACCGTTTTGATGCAAATAGCTTTATTCAATGGTATATAGCAAAGAGTTTGGGGCTGGATGTTAAAAATATAGATTCACTATCACATTTGAAAATGGCTATTCACAAATCCACACAGTGGGAATATGAAAATGAATGGCGTATTATTCATTCCGAGAAACAACCTGCCACACATTCTCGTGCAACAAGCCTGAAAATTGTTCCTAAAGCAATCTATTATGGAGAGAGAATTTCAAATATCAACAAGAAAATATTGCATTATATAGCACAAGAAAAAGGAATTGCGGAATTTGATATGTACATTGATTGTGGCTCATTAAAGTATGAGATGTTATATAAGCCATCTCAATTTTGA
- a CDS encoding RhuM protein — translation MKRDIIIIEDNTVSVTGNEIWMTATEIAGLFHTGVPAVNAAIRAVRKPDVLNDYEVCRYMRLENGLSADVYSLEIIIPVAFRLNTYHAHLFRRWLMDKALAKDKHIAYMVFVHSGKGGYC, via the coding sequence ATGAAACGTGATATAATTATCATAGAGGACAACACGGTCAGCGTAACCGGTAACGAGATATGGATGACCGCCACAGAAATCGCCGGACTGTTCCACACGGGCGTCCCGGCAGTGAACGCCGCCATCAGAGCCGTCCGCAAGCCGGACGTGCTGAACGACTACGAGGTGTGCCGCTACATGCGGCTTGAAAACGGGCTTTCAGCCGACGTGTATTCGCTGGAAATCATCATCCCTGTCGCCTTTCGGCTGAACACCTACCACGCCCATCTTTTCCGCCGCTGGCTGATGGACAAGGCACTCGCAAAAGACAAGCATATCGCCTACATGGTATTCGTACATAGCGGAAAAGGCGGTTACTGCTGA
- a CDS encoding site-specific integrase: MKSTFSVIYYLKRQVVKKDGTVPVMGRITVDGSQTQFSCKLTVDPKLWDTKGGRVTGRSSAALETNRMLDKMRVRINKHYQEIMERDNFVTAEKVKNAFLGLEHRYHTLMQVFRQHNEDYEKQVDAGMKAKGTLLKYKTVYKHLQEFLTIRYRVKDIALKELTSAFISDFEMFLRTDKHCCTNTVWLYVCPLRTMVFIAINNEWLTRDPFREYEIKKEETTRSFLTKEEIRLLMDGRLKNAKQELYRDLYLFCAFTGLSFADMRNLTEENIHTYFDEHEWININRQKTGVVSNIRLLDIAKRIIDKYRGLCGNGRIFPVPHYNTCLAGIRSVAKRCGITKHITWHQSRHTAATTVFLSNGVPIETVSSMLGHKSIKTTQIYAKITKEKLNQDMENLAARLNSIEEFAGCTI, from the coding sequence ATGAAGAGTACATTTTCAGTAATCTACTACCTCAAACGTCAGGTAGTGAAAAAGGACGGGACAGTACCCGTCATGGGACGCATCACGGTGGACGGCAGCCAGACGCAGTTCAGTTGTAAACTGACCGTCGATCCCAAGCTGTGGGACACCAAAGGGGGACGTGTCACGGGCAGAAGCTCGGCGGCACTCGAAACGAACCGCATGCTCGACAAGATGCGTGTGCGCATCAACAAACATTATCAGGAAATCATGGAGCGTGACAATTTCGTCACGGCGGAGAAGGTCAAGAACGCCTTTCTCGGACTGGAACACCGCTACCACACGCTGATGCAGGTGTTCCGCCAGCACAACGAGGACTACGAGAAACAGGTGGATGCTGGCATGAAAGCCAAAGGCACGCTCTTGAAGTACAAGACCGTTTACAAGCACCTGCAAGAGTTCCTCACCATCCGCTACCGCGTGAAGGACATCGCGCTGAAAGAGCTTACGTCCGCTTTCATCTCCGACTTCGAAATGTTCCTTCGCACGGACAAGCACTGCTGCACCAACACCGTGTGGCTGTATGTCTGCCCCTTGCGGACGATGGTGTTCATCGCCATCAACAACGAGTGGCTCACACGCGACCCGTTCCGCGAGTATGAAATCAAGAAGGAGGAAACGACACGCAGTTTCCTGACGAAAGAGGAAATCCGGCTGCTGATGGATGGCAGGCTGAAAAACGCCAAGCAGGAGCTTTACCGCGACCTCTACCTGTTCTGCGCCTTCACGGGCTTGTCGTTCGCCGACATGCGCAACCTGACGGAAGAGAACATCCATACCTACTTCGACGAACACGAGTGGATAAACATCAACCGCCAGAAGACGGGCGTGGTATCCAATATCCGCCTGCTCGACATCGCAAAGCGCATCATCGACAAATACCGGGGGCTGTGCGGGAACGGCAGGATTTTCCCCGTTCCCCACTACAACACGTGCCTTGCCGGAATCCGTTCCGTCGCCAAGCGTTGCGGCATCACCAAGCACATCACGTGGCATCAGAGCCGCCACACGGCAGCCACGACGGTGTTCCTCTCCAACGGCGTACCCATCGAAACGGTGAGTTCCATGCTGGGACACAAGAGCATAAAGACTACACAGATATACGCGAAAATCACCAAAGAGAAGCTCAACCAAGACATGGAGAACCTTGCCGCAAGGTTGAACAGCATCGAGGAATTTGCAGGTTGCACCATCTAA
- a CDS encoding ISAon1 family transposase N-terminal region protein: MFDYFELSDFKEKSDRVEIYFEEKNIHPKEYATDNLESKGFYEQVRMQDYPMRGRSCLLFIKKRRWFNHSTGKYVSRNWKLVAEGTQITTEFASFLKALDRLARS, from the coding sequence ATGTTTGATTATTTTGAATTATCTGATTTCAAAGAAAAGTCGGATAGGGTAGAAATATACTTTGAAGAGAAGAATATACATCCTAAAGAATATGCAACCGATAACTTGGAGAGCAAGGGCTTTTATGAACAAGTCAGGATGCAGGATTATCCGATGCGTGGGCGTAGCTGCCTGTTGTTTATCAAAAAACGAAGATGGTTCAATCACAGTACTGGCAAATATGTAAGCCGCAATTGGAAATTAGTGGCAGAAGGAACGCAAATAACGACTGAATTTGCGTCTTTTTTAAAAGCATTGGATCGACTCGCGCGCTCTTAG
- a CDS encoding ISAon1 family transposase: MEAKLLESQYKNHLSHFRNWEQRAHAEEWMLFEKNIGPYVGLDETALSSGELYTILINKEAKGRKGTIIAMIKGTSVEKVSQVILKLSRRRRFQVREITLDMAPNMARIARLCFPAAKLVIDRFHVQKLAFEAVQEMRIKARWEALDKEMVEITYAKASGQPFVTETFENGDSRKQLLARSRYLLFKKTELWSESQRKRAKILFREYPDIKKAYYLSMRLGLIYHQAQSADIALTRLAHWYDQVDKSGFLSFGTVARTIQTHYLNIVGFFKRRSTNAASESFNAKIKAFRAQLRGVRDIAFFLFRLTNMYA, encoded by the coding sequence ATGGAAGCCAAACTGTTGGAGTCCCAATATAAGAATCATCTGAGTCATTTCAGAAATTGGGAGCAACGTGCCCATGCCGAAGAATGGATGCTCTTCGAGAAAAACATTGGACCCTACGTCGGGCTGGACGAAACGGCACTGTCGTCGGGAGAACTGTATACAATCCTGATTAACAAAGAGGCCAAAGGAAGAAAAGGCACAATCATCGCCATGATCAAAGGGACATCCGTAGAAAAGGTATCCCAAGTTATACTCAAACTTTCCCGTCGCAGGCGGTTTCAAGTTCGGGAAATAACATTGGACATGGCACCCAATATGGCCCGGATAGCCCGTCTCTGTTTCCCGGCTGCCAAGCTGGTTATCGACCGTTTTCATGTTCAAAAGTTAGCTTTTGAAGCCGTTCAGGAAATGCGGATAAAGGCACGATGGGAAGCCTTGGATAAAGAAATGGTCGAGATCACATACGCTAAAGCATCAGGACAGCCTTTTGTTACTGAAACATTTGAGAATGGGGACAGTCGAAAACAGCTGTTGGCCAGAAGCCGCTATCTTTTGTTCAAAAAAACTGAACTGTGGTCGGAGAGCCAAAGAAAAAGAGCTAAAATCCTTTTCCGGGAATATCCCGATATCAAGAAGGCCTATTACTTAAGCATGAGGTTAGGGTTGATATATCATCAGGCACAATCGGCAGATATTGCCTTGACGCGTTTGGCACATTGGTATGATCAGGTGGACAAATCCGGTTTCCTGTCTTTTGGCACTGTTGCCAGAACCATACAAACACACTACTTGAATATTGTTGGCTTTTTTAAAAGACGCTCCACCAATGCCGCGAGTGAGTCCTTCAATGCTAAAATCAAAGCTTTTAGAGCACAGCTGAGAGGCGTGAGGGATATTGCTTTTTTCTTATTCAGACTCACCAATATGTATGCATAA